A single Nitrospirota bacterium DNA region contains:
- a CDS encoding SRPBCC family protein, giving the protein MPTGTVKLYRVLRAAPERVYRSFLDADAMAKWLPPNGFTGRVHQLDPKVGGTYRMSFTNFTTGRSHAFHGEYLELIPNERLVYTDRFDDPGLAGEMRTTVHLKKSAFGTDLDIVQEGIPEAIPVDACYLGWQESLVLLAKLVEAEIRD; this is encoded by the coding sequence ATGCCTACGGGTACTGTGAAACTTTACCGCGTGCTGCGCGCAGCGCCGGAGCGGGTCTATCGCTCATTTCTCGATGCCGATGCCATGGCGAAGTGGCTTCCGCCCAACGGGTTCACGGGAAGGGTCCACCAGCTCGACCCGAAGGTAGGCGGGACCTACCGGATGTCGTTCACGAACTTCACGACAGGCAGAAGCCATGCGTTCCATGGCGAGTACCTTGAGCTGATCCCGAACGAGCGGCTTGTATACACGGACAGATTCGACGATCCCGGCCTTGCCGGCGAGATGCGAACGACGGTGCACCTGAAGAAGAGCGCCTTCGGAACCGACCTGGACATCGTGCAGGAGGGCATCCCCGAAGCGATTCCCGTTGATGCCTGTTATCTCGGATGGCAGGAGTCGCTCGTCCTTCTTGCCAAGCTCGTTGAGGCTGAGATCCGCGATTGA